Proteins encoded in a region of the Phaenicophaeus curvirostris isolate KB17595 chromosome 1, BPBGC_Pcur_1.0, whole genome shotgun sequence genome:
- the LOC138716853 gene encoding acrosin-like yields MKVLLVLVLLALFWPAQGSWDTCETCGLRPLAYGTGRVVGGKNAQLGSWPWIVSVQQVFKTHLAPVCGGTIIHPQWVLTAAHCFVNTQHVPAWRVVAGTTSLTHPGPEEQVRYVRRIIIHEDYYNITQRNDIALMELYEPFQCSPYVQLACVPDFSLQLWQLRSCYVSGWGVTTARSSGALPVLQEARVHLIDTQVCNSSGWYRGAVHPHNLCAGYAQGGIDTCQGDSGGPLVCQDPSTDHFWLVGVTSFGTGCARAHRPGVYTATQHFRDWILGVMTRYSAPVAPASERAWSHFPTTTNPVEITPATEPSAFSACPIPINKLVDFFTKVMELLQVLTGRRT; encoded by the exons ATGAAGGTTCTCTTAGTCCTCGTCCTCCTGGCCCTGTTCTGGCCAGCACAGGGCTCCTGGGACACCTGCGA GACCTGTGGACTCCGTCCCTTGGCTTACGGCACCGGGCGAGTGGTTGGAGGCAAAAATGCACAGCTGGGTTCCTGGCCATGGATTGTGAGCGTCCAGCAGGTGTTCAAGACGCACTTGGCCCCCGTGTGCGGAGGGACCATCATCCACCCCCAGTGGGTGCTGACAGCCGCCCACTGCTTCGTCAATACCCA GCACGTCCCAGCGTGGCGCGTGGTGGCCGGAACCACCTCGTTGACTCACCCGGGTCCCGAGGAACAAGTGCGCTATGTCAGGCGGATCATCATCCACGAAGACTATTATAACATCACTCAGAGGAACGACATCGCCCTGATGGAGCTCTACGAGCCCTTCCAGTGCAGCCCCTACGTGCAGCTCGCCTGCGTCCCCgacttctccctgcagctctggcagctgagaagctgctacGTCAGTGGCTGGGGGGTCACCACGGCCAGAT CTTCTGGAGCACTGCCGGTGCTGCAGGAGGCCCGCGTCCACCTCATCGACACCCAAGTCTGTAACAGCAGCGGGTGGTACAGGGGCGCCGTCCACCCCCACAACCTGTGTGCGGGCTACGCGCAGGGCGGCATCGACACCTGCCAG ggggacagcgggggtcCTCTGGTCTGCCAAGATCCCTCTACTGACCACTTCTGGCTGGTGGGGGTGACCAGCTTTGGGACAGGCTGTGCCCGAGCCCATCGTCCCGGGGTCTACACCGCCACGCAGCATTTCCGCGACTGGATCCTGGGGGTGATGACGCGCTACTCGGCTCCAGTGGCACCTGCATCGGAACGCGCTTGGAGCCACTTTCCGACCACGACAAACCCTGTGGAGATAACCCCAGCGACGGAGCCGAGCGCTTTCAGCGCCTGCCCGATTCCAATCAACAAGCTGGTGGACTTCTTCACTAAGGTGATGGAGCTCCTGCAGGTCCTGACAGGTCGAAGGACCTGA